In the genome of Rhodamnia argentea isolate NSW1041297 chromosome 3, ASM2092103v1, whole genome shotgun sequence, one region contains:
- the LOC115728756 gene encoding acyl carrier protein 1, mitochondrial, translating into MAMRAAILRHIRLPARAQTLAGPRSREWSLLGSSASRSMSSHGDDHLTKEEVAERVLAVVKSFPKVDPATVSPDVHFQNDLGLDSLDNVEIVMALEEEFKLEIPDLEADKIDSCRLAIEYIYNHPMAG; encoded by the exons atggcaatGAGAGCTGCGATTCTCCGCCACATCCGCCTCCCCGCGCGAGCCCAAACCCTAGCCGGCCCGAGATCGCGGGAATGGAGTCTCCTCGGAAGCTCCGCGTCCCGGTCCATGTCGTCGCACGGCGACGACCATCTCACCAAGGAGGAGGTCGCCGAGAGAGTCCTCGCCGTCGTCAAGAGCTTCCCCAAAGTCGATCCCGCCACG GTGTCTCCTGATGTTCATTTCCAGAATGATTTGGGTCTGGATAGCTTGGACAACGTAGAGATTGTAATGGCACTGGAAGAAGAGTTTAAGCTCGAAATCCCAGATTTGGAAGCTGATAAAATTGACTCCTGTCGTCTTGCTATTGAGTACATCTACAATCATCCTATGGCTGGTTAA